The sequence below is a genomic window from Pongo abelii isolate AG06213 chromosome 15, NHGRI_mPonAbe1-v2.0_pri, whole genome shotgun sequence.
CTATcatgtagccaggtgtggtgactcacgcctgtaatcccagcactttgggaggctgaggcaggtggatcacctgaggtcaggagttcgagaccagcctggccaacatggcaaaactttgtctctactaaaaatacaaaaattcgccagtcatggtggcgggcgcctctaatcccagttactcaggaggctgaagcacgagaatcgcttgaacccaggaggtagaggttgcagtgagccaagatcacaccactgcactccagcctgggcgacggagcgggactccgtctcaaaaaaaaagagccatcATGTAATTACAGACAAATAACACAGTAAAAAGACCCAGAATCCAGCTAGTTGGTTTATGAGTGTTCACTATAGAAATCGTTCAACTTTGTCAGAGGTTTGaaactttttataataaaatattggagGGAAAAGACCGCATGGTAATGGTCAACAGGAAACATTTGTAGAGGACATTTTAGGGGCATGTACAGACATCCCTCTGAATTAGGCAGTCAGAAAAGCCAACCAAGACAGTGCGACACTGGCTCTTCAGATTCCCACTCTCTCCCCTTCCCAATGGCCATGAACACTCAAGCTGTCACATTTCCAAAAATTTCCAGATGACTGCATTTATCCCCAGGAAAATAAAGGCACCCCACCCCTACCACGGGGTGAACACATCCCATATCCGTATCTAAGAATAGTAGTTCTCGGCCCTAATGGAGCCTTGATCATCCTTGAAACGGTATACACAGATAGGGAAGCCCTGACGACGCCATGGAACGTCTAGAGAAGAGATGAAGTGGCTCCCTCTTGAAACACATACAGCACATTGCCTCTCTGTGCTTGGTTTTCCTACAGAAGAACTAGCATTGGTTTCCGATCTGTAATCCGATTTAATAAggaatctctcttttcttttactaAAAGTAGCCAACTACACTTTGTCAAATGAAAATTATACTGTAATTCTGCAGAAAAGTACAACCTAATGTAGCTATCTGCTGAATGAATCACCATTCAGTTGGAAtttgaaaaacaagagaaaggatTGAGAGGGAGAAAAAGTACTGGTTAAAAGAAGTAACAAAGACCGCAAGGGATCAGCTAGTGATAGGACGAGCTCATTCATCTCAAATAAAACTCCATTCTTTGTGCCATCCTTGCTCTGCAGGGCAGCAAAAGCCCTTCCCTGCAACATAGCTCTGCATCCTGCCTGCTTAATTAGATGAATAGGACATTGAATGGGCCTAGCAAAAGGCAAACATTATTGGAAAAATATAAGCTATGATTGTGAAGATTAATACACAGTCCTGGTAGAATAAATTGTGACGAAAGATTCCATGTGTCTGTGCCGTGGAGCTAGCTCTGTGTTTCCATGCTAGCTCATAACAACCCTGCTTTAgttctttcattcaacaagtagttttatttgtttctttcttttttttccctacctAACACCTTGAACAAATCAACATGTATTTTTGAGTCACCAAAGCTAATAATGGTATCTTGGTAAGGTGATTGGATCAGAGGGTGGGGTCTGAACTGATTGTCAGGCTTGATTGCCTGTCTCCACTGTGCCTGCACACCAGGAAGGCAGAGCAGAGCGCAAGGAGCTTATCAGGAGAGAACCCAGAaaccatctgtttctttttaaaagaaaatcatttcttAAGCATCAGTTTAACCACTGGCCACAATTATTTTGCCACTCTTTACAAGACATTGTCATGTTCCAAATAGCTTGACACCATGATTGATAactgctgttttaaaaaataatttaatgttatggggatatattaatatatattacacatattttaacatatattacttacatatatgtatgtgtgtgtgtgtatatagatatatagatatatctatatctagaaaTTAagttggccaagcacagtggctcatgcctataatcccagcactttgggaggccaaagcaggtggatcacttgagcccaggagtttgagactagcctgggcaacacaggaagacccaatttctacaaaaaaaaaaaatgaaaaattagctgggtatggtagcgtgtacctgtaataccaactattcaggaagctgaggtgggaggatcacttgggctggggaggttgaggctgcagtgagccatgatcacaccactgcactccagcctgtgtgacagagcaagaccctgtctcaaaaaaaaaaaaaaaaaaaaaaaacacagaaagaaagaaattaagtgaAAAATCTATTTGTAAAACTGGAAAGACATATACCAAAACTCGAATACTGTCTCCAGATATTCATAGTGAacctaaggccaggcacagtgactcacatctataatcctagcactttgggaggccaacgtgggcagatcgcttgagctcaggagttcgagaccagcctgggcaacatggtgaaatcccgtctctacaaaaaaatacaaaaattagccaggtgtgatggcacaggcctgtggtcccaactactcgggaggctgaggtgggaggatcacttgagcccgggaagtcaaggctgcagtgagccaagatcactccattgcactccagcctgggtgacagagcaagaccctgtagaaaaaaaaaaaagagtgaacctAGTAAATAGTTAATGTAATTTACCATTGGTAAAATATACGATgatgaagggtgtgtgtgtgtgtgtgtgtgtgtgtgtgcacgcgccgTGGCCAAAATGATGGCTTCACAGAACCATCCCTCTGTTTTAAGAGCCTAAactattttttcccccaagacggagtcttgctctgtcacacaggctagagtgcagtggcacaatcttggctcactgcaacctctgcctcccaggttcaagagattctcctgcttcagtctcccaagtagctgggattacaggcacgtgccaccacacccggttaattgtatttttagtagagatggggtttcaccatgttggtcaggctggtctcgaactcctgacctggtgatccatgtcccatgttcaagtgattcacctgcctcagtctcttgagtagctgggattacaggcacctgtcaccacgccaggctaattcttatattttcagtagagtcagggtttcacaacgttggccaggctgatcttgaactcctgatctaaggtgatctgcccaccttggcctcttaaagtgctgggattataggcatgagccaccacgcccctctcagcctcaaagtgctaggattacaggcgtgagccaccacgcccaagcCTGGACTAATTAACTAGGATAATCGGAGATGTTGGTGGGGTGAGAGGTGTAGTGCACAGATATCTCAAATCACAATTACAACAAAACCAGGCAAAATTTAGCACATACTTATCAACTATACACATAATCCAAAAGTGTAAAAATAATTCCAGAACAAATATTTAGAACATCACAGCAAAGTTGATAAAAGAGCCTGTTAACACTTTCTGCTCCTCAGCTAACCTCAACTTTGTTCAAAAAGGACGAGAGGGGCGAGACCCAGTCGTGGCTGCAAATATCCTTgaattccttcctttcctctcacttcctcctgcctctctgtGTCCTGAATCCACAGCTACACCTGTTCCCCTGGGAGATCATCCACTGTTTGCTCTCTGGAAGGAGAATTCTCAGATGCAAGGGATTCTGGAGATCTCCTAAATGACAGCAGTGGAAAGGGCCTTTTGCTATCCCAGCAGCCATGTGGCATCTCCTGATTAGCCAGTGTAAGCCGTAGACACACCCTCCAGTatgcaatattttcattttctcagagTGAATTGTTTTTCCAAAATGTGCACTCTTTCACTTAACTCTGTATGAACTAGAGTTGACTACTGCATCTCCTCAAATCTAAGATCCACCAATtataagatatattattattttatgtgccACTAAGAAAACATGCTGCTAATTATAGAACTTAATGCTTTCtttttggttgtgtgtgtgtgtgtgtgtgtgtgtgtgtgtgtgttttgagacagagtcttgctctgtcgcccaggctggagtgcagtggcacgatctcagctcactgccatctccgcctcctgggtttaagcaattctcctgcctcagcctcccaagtgggcCTATATTGAGAGACCTCCTAGAGAGGCCTTtagaagtagctgggactacaggtgcatgccaccacacctggctaatttttgtgttttttagtagagatggggtttcgccatgttggccaggctgttctcaaactcctgacctcaggtgatccacccaccttggcctcctaaataaTGCTTTCTTATGGGAATTTTCCCACACAATATCTAGCTGTTGTTCCTGTGCCATCATCCTCTGTGCATTTCTTAAAGGGCTCCACTCTAGGACCTTCTTCTAAGCCTCTGGCAAGTTTCATACtggagctttctttttcttttcttttctttttcttttctttcttttcttttctttctttctttctttttttttttttttttttttttttttttttttttttttggatggagttttgctcttgtcacccaggctggagagcaatggcacagtcttggctcactgcaacctccatctctcatgttcaagtgattctcctgcctcagtctcccaaatagctgggattacaggcacctgtcaccacgccaggctaatttttatattttcagtagagacgggatttcatgacgttggccaggccaggctgatcttgaactcctgacctaaggtgatctgtccgccttagcctcttaaagtgctgggattataggcatgagccactgcacctgcccaggAGCTTTCTTAATCTTACTAGAAGATGTCAACAAAAGGTTTTCAGGTAATCGTAAGGAGCACACTTTAAACAGCAATTAAATGCAACCCAGGTAATACAATCTGTACTGCTTCCTTTGCCACATTATCAAATATCCTCATTGGCCATAGGAGCTCAGGATTCCACTGTTTGGCAGTTTCAGGCCAATTATGAGCTATGGACTCATGACTTTGGTTCCACTCACCAAAAGACCACGGTGAGGATCATCAACAACAGCTCAGCTCAGACATAGACAGCAGCCTCGGACTCCGCTTCACCTACCCAGTATACTTAGAAAAACTCTCTTTCTGAGGCCTTGACCTCACACTTGAAATAACAGTAAGGTTTAGAATTGAAATTAGTTTCTTTTGTATACAaattagcactttttttttctttttgagacaggctctcgctctgttgcccaggctggagtgcagtgacaagatcgtagctcactgtagcctcaacctcccaggctcaggtgatcctccaacttcaacctcccaagtagctggaactataggcatgcaccaccacacctggctaatttctgtattttttgtagagataagatcttgctatgttgcccaggctgttctcaaactcctgggctcaagtaatcggcccatattggcctcccaaagtgctgggattataggtgtgagccattgtgcctggcctgtatacatttgattttctttttgttgtttcttttacaGAAGATTTCATCATGAAAAGGAGGAAGCTCAAACTGAAGTGAGTTAAAAACTTCATCTCCTAGAGAGGATTGTGGCTCGGCCTGAGTTGAGGTGAGATTTGATGGTTCTTATAGATAAACCATGTGGTCTGCGTGGCGACATCCTCTCCTgcccttttctcctttccttcctttccctcttccttcttcttctactGCTTTACtttccaagatttattttcttctttctctcttctggagACTTAATATACTGAAGATGCTGCCTATAGCAGTGATCCCCTTGGCGGCAGGGACCAGTGttgtggaaggcaatttttccaccaacttagagtctcataaggagcacgcaaccaaGAGCTAAGCCTCAGTTATGGGTGAATAGTCTGGAAAAAGTGTTCTCAGTTTAGTATAGCTTTTATACCCTGCTTACAAAAAGGGATTGGAGAATCCTGCACGATGAAGAGGGTACCATCAATTTGGAAGATAGAAAATAATGGTCTGTGGGGGAATATATTGAAAGACCTCCTAGAGAAGCCTTTCCTGATACCCTAATAGGTGTCTCCAGCCCTATACCCCGGTCATTTTTTACTGTATGTATCTGTTTTCAAGTCCTGATAGTCCCTATCATCCAACATCTTGTTTGAGTTTCTTTTGGCTTGCTTACTAGCTGTCTCCCCATAGAGTGTAAGCTGAATGAGGGCAGAGATCTTATCAGTCCTATTTAGATGTATGTATTAATACAAGTGCCTGGTGCAGTGCCAAGCATATCACAGATATTGATAAAATTtgctgaattaataaataaatgaagcaacTTAATTATGATATTAAATTCTCTCTGTATCCATTAATTGTGTTTCCATTCCCTCagtttttttatgtttatgtgcAAGCGCAATGAAGAAGAACACCAGCAAGTCTACCATGAGGATCAATAAGCAAGATGCTCTCTGCACCCCACACTCCCATGATCCGAGAGATCTTCAAAATATGTTGGATGGAGGAGAGTATGCCCCTTTTGTATCTCCTCCCATGTTAGAGAGCAATTTTATCCAGGTAAATCATATTCAAGGCCTGAGTTAAGTTCCAATAACTTCAGtaattttctcaaataaaactgaaaaggaTGGTAGGAGAATTGTTTTAAATGTGCCAAGGGAATGTGTGATACTACTAAAGAGAACAGTTTGGGAACtttaaaaaacttgaaataattaCAATGTTAAAGGACATTTACTTCAAATTTCCCCAAAACTCTTGTGAAGGACTTCTGTCTTAACTCTACCATAATTGCCATTCCATCATAATCTTCCCAAAATTACATGAAGCCGTTTTTGGCATTTCCCGCCACAGGGAAACatacagataacttctttcttaGGCGTAGAAGACATTCTAAAGAACATCTATGACACAACTAGGGATTACAATGAATCTTAACTCCTAGGTCTGAAGGTAAATTGTCAGATGGTGTCAGGGAGAAAAGCTTCCTTCTCATAAGAATGTCCCTACATTATGAATGAAACTGCATTTCTATGCATTTAGGAGCAATGCTAACTTTTCTTTAAACATTCAACATTAAAATATTCAGACAAAGAAATGGTGAAATGAGTTCAATGATAGGGGTCATACCTCTAAAATTCCTAGAAATTCCATAACAAAATCTAACACTAAACACTGAGCTATTACCTCTAACTCTTAACACATTCGAGAAGCTGCTCAGCTGATTTCACAGAGGCGTGACAAGGGAGGACAACAGACACTTCAAAAGGCAAGAAGAGGATGGCAGGAGCTCTTTTGCCATGGCTGCCAGGCCTATCTCCGAGCGGAACCAGGATGCCACTGTGTACGTGGGGGGCCTGGATGAGAACGTAGTGAACAACTGCTGTGGGAACTGTTTCCCCAGGCTGGACCAGTAGTCAACACCCTCATGCCAAAGGACAGAGTCACTGGCCAGCACCAAGGCTATGACTTTGTGAATTCTTGAGTGAGGATGATGCTGACTATGCCATTAAGATCATGAACATGATCAAACTCTATGGGAAGCCAATACGGGTGAACAAGGCATCAGCTAACAACAAAAACCTGGATGTAGGGGCCAACATTTTCATTGGGAACCTGGACACTGAGATTGATGAGAAGTTGCTTTATGATACTTTCAGCACCTTTGGGGTCATCTTACAAACCCCCAAGATTGTGTGGGACCCTGACACAGGCAACTCCAAAGGTTATGCCTTTATTAATTTTGCTTCATTTGATTGATGCTTCAGATGCAGCAATTGAAGCCACGAACGGGCAGTACCTCTGTAACCGCCCTATCACCGTATCTTATGCCTTCAAGAAGGACTCCAAGGGTGAGCGCCATGGCTTAGCAGCCGGACGACTTCTGGCAGCTCAGAACCCGCTCTCCCAGCCTGACCGCCCTCATCAGCTGTTTGCAGATGCACCTCCTCCACCCTCTGCCCCCAATCCTGTGGTATCATCATTGGGATCTGGGCTTCCTCCACCAGGCATGCTTCCTCCTGGCTCCTTCGCACCCCCAGTGCCACCTCCTGGAGCCCTCCCACATGGGATACCCCCAGCCATGCCCCACCACCTATGCCTCCTGGGGCTGCAGGACATGACCCTCCATCGGCAGGAACCCCAGGGGCAGGACATCCTGGTCATGGACACTCACAGGCTCACCCATTCCCACCAGGAGGAGTGCCCCATCCAGGGATGTCTCAGATGCAGCTGGCACACCATGGACCTCATGGCTTAGGACATCCCCATTCTGGACCCCCAGGCTCTGGGGGGCAGCCACCACCTCAACCACCACCTGGAATGCCTCATCCTGGACCTCCTCCAATGGGCATGCCCCCTCCAAGGGCCTCCATTCAGATCTCCCATGGGTCATCCAGGTCCTATGCCTCCACATGGTATGTGTGGACCTCCTCCACTGATACCCCCCTCCATGGATACACTGGCCCTCCACGACCCACACCCTGTGGctaccagcctctgcctccacccaGACCCACTCCCCAGCCACCAGTTGCCCCTCGAGGCCCGCTTTGGAGCCCTCTCCCTCAGTAAATTCACATTTTCCTTCCTCCTGTTACAGCTTCCCAACATATTTTCGATTCCTTGGACCAATCAGAGATGCTGTAGCTCCTTGGGGCTAAGGTACTAATCCCTTTCGGCATCCCCACCCCATTCCCCTTTTTAATGCAACTTTTTCCACAGGaggtatttcttttttacattgGTCCTGAGTATTTTGCAAatgcacagagaaaataaaactaaactccttgtttaaaaaaaaagtaaagagactTCATCTTCCATAAACACGTTCTCTGCACTCATTCTGCACTCATATTTGAGTACTAGTGTGAGCTACCCACCTCCAGTATACCACAGGCAGGAGGTGAAGCCTCCCGAAACATCTAATGTTTTAGTGATGTCCCTAGAACACATGTGACAAGTCATGATTTGATGTACTTTACCTTATACATACTTCTTTCCTActgataatgtttttattttttcacctttCATCCTGTGCCATTTCCAAGTTAGTTACCTTTTGCACACTCTAATGAAATTACAGAGTACTTGTCCAACATTTGGGGTAGTTAGCAGTCTGTAGGTCAGACATAGCCCCCATCATAATTTGGCAACTCATATCCTTCAAGATGCACAACCCCACCTGGTTAGCATGTCTTTGGCAGCAAGTTACCAAGATTCCTGACTGAACaggtttaaatgaaaaaagaaaaacaattaggctgggtgcagtggctcatggctataatcccagcacgttggaaggacaaggcgggaggatcgcttgaggccaggttcaagactggcctgggcaacaagtgagatcccatctctaaaaacatttttaaaaattagcagggtgcagTGCTGCACACCTatattcctagctactcgggaggctgaggagggaggattgcttaagcccaggagctccaggctgcagtgagctaggatggcgctactgcactccagcctggatgataagactttgtctctaaaaacaaacagataaatatttttaaaaattttaaaagaaagcaattATCTCAAATAGAGTGAAAGAGCCCCAGGGCATCAGCTCACTCCCAGTAGAAGACTCAGGTTCTCtctttttgctctgtcaccttcGAGCCAGCTCCCCTCAGGGCATCACATCCAAACAGGACAATGACAGCTGCCAGCAGTAGAAGATATTCATCTCTGTCTCCTGGTGGCTCTGAGAAAGGTTTTCCAGGGTTGGAGGAGACCTCCTCTATGTTTGCTGGTCACATGCCACTGCTGAAACCAGTCACTGGCAAGGGGTGGAGTGGAACCACCACTACCCATTTAAGTTAATCAGGATTTAATCCCTGAGCTGGGTCATTATCCCTGAGCCATGATATTGGACAAAACCAGGATTCTGTTAATCCAGAAGAAGAGGGGCACAGTTTGGGTAGGTTATCAATCATGTGAGCTACAACCTCTTTCTTTCaatgatgtattttttaattgaaccAGTTATCATACAGCTGAGAAACCACAGtgtagctcctctctgccttccttcatTTCCCTGTCTGCCCATCCTCCAGTCTCTTCTTCTACCAAGTAGCAGAGATTTTATTGGCCAAGTTTCTTGGACTTTGGGGTTTTTATACATGCAGAGGCCTCTCCTCTCCACCCAGCCAGTTTATCTCCCACATAGTTCAGGTATCGGCTGATACCTGAACTTCCTCAGGGAAGACTTCCGTGGAAGACTTCCATGACTCCATATCCAGGGGTGTGCCGGAACTGGTCGATTGGTACGTGTTCAGGAAATTTGCAAGTCAGTTGTTAAacacagccattattaaaaattaaattataggccaggcgcagcggctcactcctgtaatcccagcactttggtaggccaaggtgggtggatcacccgaggtcaggagttcgagaccagccccgccaacatggtgaagccccgtctctcctaaaaatacaaaaaatagccaggattgttggcacgtgcctgtaatcccagctacttgggaggctgagacaggagaatcacttgaacccgggaggcggaggttgcagtgagccgagatcgcgccacggtactctagcctgggcaacagaacgagactccacctaaaaaaaaaaattaagttcttaaaaattaaattttataaacttaTATTATATCTAAAATAAGGGCAGTAAATATTCAAAACTCATCATTCCTATTCTTTTACTACATTTTACTATTGTCTATACTTCCAAGATTATACATATAAGAAAAGTTTGGCAAGAGTTTATGGAATTTATTAATTGGCTCTATGGAATTTAAACTAAAGACTAAAGAATATTgcatattatttgtaaatttgtGTGCTACTTGTCTTTTATGTCAGTAACATTTTAAACTTATGTGTAAATGTGTGTACCTCCCAAGACCTAGCTGTTACCAGAACATCACTGCCTGTTCCCCACTCTAAGCTAAGTCAAGTCCTCTGTTATGTGCTCCCGTAACATCCTGAACTTGTACTTGGTAAAACTTCTTACAGTAATAATTAGTCACATACTTAAATTGTTTAATGTTTGCCTTCCCTGGTAGACCCCCACGGGTCAGAGACCGTGTCTGTTCCCTGCGGTATCTCCAAGAATTAGCATGAGCAAGTGAAGGAACAAACACATCATGGTTCATTCCTCCTTTATTTCCTGCCCTGTCTTACACTTCTCAGGCAAGCAAGGTTGTCAAAGCCACACATTTCATCATATAACgccttttcctgttttctgcaCTCAGGTCAACAGAAGAGGTGAATCCATTTACCTTCATAACCGAGCCAACTGGGTGACCGTAGGCATCTGTTCTTCCAGCTCCACCCACAAGATCCCCAATGTGATGCTACTGGCACATCTGACACCTGGTGCCCAAAAAGATACAGAACCCCTGTTTAAAAGTCTCCTGACATCTCCTCCTGCAGAGAAACTGGTGCTCACCAGGTGAGTTACAAAGAGAAGAGGTTAAAGATCTCTCAGAAGATGTGCATTACCCCTGTGGATCTGAAAATGGAAACACTGATGACAATTGCGCCAATGGAGCATGTCACTCGCATTCCCTGCTGCAAATGACAAAGAGGAGCATCCTTGAAGATGGGTGAAATCATGTATGACAATGGGTATcaaacaggcagttaattttaaaaaactaaacctAATTAACAGGAACTGAAGACTCATAATAAACTGCCTTTCTAGAACATGCCTCCTCTTCCACAGCATCCCAGCTTCCAGCAGAATTAGCTCTGGTCTTGTCTCAGCCACTAACTTGGTCTATGATCATGAGCAAATTGGTTAACTTTAAGTCAATTTTGAAGGATTAATTTAAATGGACACTTTCTCTTGGTAAATAGTTGACATTCtgacatgttttgtttttgagatggagtcttgcaccgtcacccaggctggagtgcagtggcacgatcttggctcactacaacctccacctcccagttcaagcgattctcctgtctcagcctcccgagtagctgggactacaggcacacaccaccacgctcagctaatttttgtatttttagtagagacagggtttcaccatattggtcaggctggtattgaactcctgacctcaggtgatccacccgccttggcctcccaaagtgctgggattacaggtgtgagccactgcacccagcccattctGACGTTTTTATACATCAGAGCCTTAGGCATATGATTAAGATGAGATGGTCCTCAGGAGCCCCTACCCAGATCTATCTGGGAGGTAAGTCTGGTGTCTTGAGTCTCACTCTTCAAACtactataaaatataagaaagaggctgggcatggtggctcacatctgtaatcccagtactttgggaggccaaggcaggtgaattgcttgagcccaggcattcaagaccagcctgggcaacatggtgaaaccttgtctctacaaaaaaaatgcaaaaattagccaggcgttggtggtacatacctgttgtcccagctactcgggaggatgaggtgggaggatcacttaggcacaggaagtcgaggctgcagtgagccatgatcgcatcaccactgcactccaacctgggcaacagagtgagaccttgtctcaaaacaaacaaacaaacaaatatatatatatatatatatataagaaaggCCTTTTTATAAGCCTCCAGTCAGGTCTCCAGATGATGTTACTGTGTGCTTGTTTGCAGGTTTCTCCCCCTGCAGTTTGTGACTCTTTCTGTGCATGACGCGGAGAACATGCGCCTGAAAGTAAAGCTGGTGAGTGGTCGAGCCTACTACTTACAGCTCTGCACCTCTGCATATAAACAGGACACCTTGTTTTCTCAATGGGTAGCCCTCATCTCCCTCTTGAATCAGGAGAAAGCCAAAGTTTCCAAAGTGTCGGAGGTTTCAAGTCTCTCAGGAATTACAAATAGCACAGACATCACAGGCTCCACAGATGTGATGGATATCACCGCGTTCACAGCCATCCTGACCCCGTACATGTATGCAGGTACAGGCCCTGAACATGTCAGGGACAGCATAGATTTCTCAGAATTCACAGACATCACCGACATCACAGATGTCACAGATCTTCCAGAAAATGAGGTCCCAGAGGTCCCGGATGTAAGAATTGTCACAGAAGTCATAGAAGTCAGAGAAGCCACGGAAGTCACAGACAGCTCTGATATTACAGACTGCTCGGGAGTCACAGTGGTGTTTGAAAACAATGACTTAATCAGGGCCAAGCAAGAGGAGAAGGTACGTGTCACCGAAGACTTTCATGCTTTAGTAATCGAGAACTAGAGGGATTACCGAGATCATACTTCTTGGTTAACTGACATTGATTATCAAAATGCTATGGAACCTACCTACTCTGAGTAACCTAATTTTAATAGTGAGGTTCAATCTCTGAACCCTGGTATAAAGGAGTTGTAAGATGTCTCCTGATATAGGCAGTGACCACCGTTAACATAAATCTTAGCCCAGCATcagaaatggaaagaattttgGAATCAGAATCAGAACCAAGTTAGACTCTCAACCTGCGGCTCATATTACTTGTGTGACTTCGCCCAAGTCACAGAATCCacataagcctcagtttcctcacttctaAAATAAGGATATTAATACAATGTAAGGGTTAATTtctggtt
It includes:
- the GARIN2 gene encoding Golgi-associated RAB2 interactor protein 2 isoform X14, with amino-acid sequence MKKNTSKSTMRINKQDALCTPHSHDPRDLQNMLDGGEYAPFVSPPMLESNFIQVNRRGESIYLHNRANWVTVGICSSSSTHKIPNVMLLAHLTPGAQKDTEPLFKSLLTSPPAEKLVLTRFLPLQFVTLSVHDAENMRLKVKLEKAKVSKVSEVSSLSGITNSTDITGSTDVMDITAFTAILTPYMYAGTGPEHVRDSIDFSEFTDITDITDVTDLPENEVPEVPDVRIVTEVIEVREATEVTDSSDITDCSGVTVVFENNDLIRAKQEEKEKLKNILKPGCLQGTKSKSELKESSKHVTVSNITLTFEGKRYFQTTLTPVESEANTSKEMEDKTSEEKMPDFQSTALKAEESRSLRTESNTSDI
- the GARIN2 gene encoding Golgi-associated RAB2 interactor protein 2 isoform X6 gives rise to the protein MKKNTSKSTMRINKQDALCTPHSHDPRDLQNMLDGGEYAPFVSPPMLESNFIQVNRRGESIYLHNRANWVTVGICSSSSTHKIPNVMLLAHLTPGAQKDTEPLFKSLLTSPPAEKLVLTRFLPLQFVTLSVHDAENMRLKVKLVSGRAYYLQLCTSAYKQDTLFSQWVALISLLNQEKAKVSKVSEVSSLSGITNSTDITGSTDVMDITAFTAILTPYMYAGTGPEHVRDSIDFSEFTDITDITDVTDLPENEVPEVPDVRIVTEVIEVREATEVTDSSDITDCSGVTVVFENNDLIRAKQEEKEKLKNILKPGCLQGTKSKSELKESSKHVTVSNITLTFEGKRYFQTTLTPVESEANTSKEMEDKTSEEKMPDFQSTALKAEESRSLRTESNTSGLYSFSVFPLISISFPIFTLL
- the GARIN2 gene encoding Golgi-associated RAB2 interactor protein 2 isoform X10, coding for MKKNTSKSTMRINKQDALCTPHSHDPRDLQNMLDGGEYAPFVSPPMLESNFIQVNRRGESIYLHNRANWVTVGICSSSSTHKIPNVMLLAHLTPGAQKDTEPLFKSLLTSPPAEKLVLTRFLPLQFVTLSVHDAENMRLKVKLVSGRAYYLQLCTSAYKQDTLFSQWVALISLLNQEKAKVSKVSEVSSLSGITNSTDITGSTDVMDITAFTAILTPYMYAGTGPEHVRDSIDFSEFTDITDITDVTDLPENEVPEVPDVRIVTEVIEVREATEVTDSSDITDCSGVTVVFENNDLIRAKQEEKEKLKNILKPGCLQGTKSKSELKESSKHVTVSNITLTFEGKRYFQTTLTPVESEANTSKEMEDKTSEEKMPDFQSTALKAEESRSLRTESNTSDI
- the GARIN2 gene encoding Golgi-associated RAB2 interactor protein 2 isoform X5, with amino-acid sequence MKKNTSKSTMRINKQDALCTPHSHDPRDLQNMLDGGEYAPFVSPPMLESNFIQVNRRGESIYLHNRANWVTVGICSSSSTHKIPNVMLLAHLTPGAQKDTEPLFKSLLTSPPAEKLVLTRFLPLQFVTLSVHDAENMRLKVKLVSGRAYYLQLCTSAYKQDTLFSQWVALISLLNQEKAKVSKVSEVSSLSGITNSTDITGSTDVMDITAFTAILTPYMYAGTGPEHVRDSIDFSEFTDITDITDVTDLPENEVPEVPDVRIVTEVIEVREATEVTDSSDITDCSGVTVVFENNDLIRAKQEEKEKLKNILKPGCLQGTKSKSELKESSKHVTVSNITLTFEGKRYFQTTLTPVESEANTSKEMEDKTSEEKMPDFQSTALKAEESRSLRTESNTSGNECEERKVKQKKTKLMEKHVRQPKDI